A window of bacterium contains these coding sequences:
- a CDS encoding AIPR family protein has protein sequence MATYQDFSLIKKEVEFVQKRNKIEQVPTAFIFMVLEKLYPEIDPLDYITDGSMDFSIDAYYIDEAKKTINLFQFKHTGSFETAKKKNGIKEKELNDLIVKLEAIWNRDKDLLKRANIKLEEAIQEIWEAFEKGFIKTNIYLITNYQTTLDNDHMTKARQQIKDRFRAELKVLSLDELVKLIIEKEFHPVDIKLQLKGKNYFEESTGDVRALIAEVNALNFLKSVLDKKEEIKEEVFNENVRVYLQSNTKINKQIYNSIEAKENYKFFYYNNGITAVCDSFEHNRSDSPLVTLKNFQIVNGGQTMHSIYEAYKNGLKDKIDNIYLLLRIYEVKNREVGQEIARFTNTQNPVKNRDIMSNDLIQIKLQKELHNEGFYYERKKYEYREQKIDNNNKIDAEKLGQAILTFYLEKPGSAKNKKQEIFGDFYNDIFAEDKINTDYVLLPNFLYKKIEIDIKKFTKKVRKLEKDNKIEDLEKSLHEDGFLSHAHYYLLFVLKLLAENENILLNRGNANKIFEFYNKAKTILRDIVKKKKKDPKFSMPHLFKSDDLVNEIKNSSKIDDPNKTKK, from the coding sequence ATGGCTACATATCAAGATTTCTCTTTAATAAAAAAAGAAGTTGAATTTGTACAAAAGAGGAACAAGATAGAGCAAGTGCCTACGGCTTTTATATTTATGGTATTGGAGAAACTCTATCCAGAGATAGATCCGCTCGACTACATTACCGATGGCAGTATGGATTTCAGTATAGATGCTTATTATATAGACGAAGCGAAGAAAACAATCAATCTTTTTCAATTTAAACATACCGGAAGTTTTGAAACAGCAAAAAAGAAAAATGGAATAAAAGAGAAAGAACTAAATGATCTAATTGTAAAGTTAGAAGCAATCTGGAATAGAGATAAAGATTTGCTAAAAAGAGCAAATATTAAGCTAGAAGAGGCTATACAAGAAATTTGGGAAGCTTTTGAAAAAGGTTTTATAAAAACGAACATTTATCTTATAACCAATTATCAAACCACTCTTGATAACGATCATATGACTAAGGCAAGACAGCAAATAAAAGATAGATTTCGAGCCGAGCTTAAAGTTCTATCTTTAGACGAATTAGTAAAATTAATTATAGAAAAAGAATTTCATCCGGTAGATATTAAATTGCAGTTAAAAGGAAAAAACTATTTTGAAGAGTCCACGGGAGATGTTAGGGCTTTAATTGCTGAAGTAAATGCTCTAAATTTTCTAAAGTCAGTATTAGACAAGAAAGAAGAGATAAAAGAAGAGGTGTTTAATGAAAACGTAAGAGTTTATCTGCAATCTAATACAAAAATTAATAAACAGATATACAATTCGATAGAAGCTAAAGAAAATTATAAGTTTTTTTACTACAACAATGGGATTACAGCTGTTTGTGACAGTTTTGAGCACAACAGATCAGATAGTCCTCTTGTAACTTTGAAAAATTTTCAAATAGTTAATGGCGGACAAACGATGCATTCTATCTATGAAGCATATAAAAATGGATTAAAAGACAAAATTGACAATATATATTTATTGCTAAGGATTTATGAAGTTAAAAATAGGGAAGTTGGACAGGAAATAGCAAGATTTACAAATACACAAAATCCTGTGAAAAATAGAGATATTATGTCGAATGATTTAATTCAAATTAAACTTCAAAAAGAGTTACATAATGAAGGGTTTTACTATGAAAGAAAAAAATACGAGTATAGAGAACAGAAGATTGATAATAATAATAAAATTGACGCTGAAAAATTAGGACAAGCGATTTTGACATTTTATTTAGAGAAACCAGGTTCTGCTAAAAATAAAAAACAAGAAATATTTGGAGATTTTTATAACGATATATTTGCGGAAGATAAAATTAATACTGATTATGTATTATTGCCGAATTTTTTGTATAAAAAAATAGAAATAGACATTAAAAAATTTACTAAAAAAGTTAGAAAGTTAGAGAAGGACAACAAGATAGAAGATTTAGAAAAAAGCTTGCATGAAGATGGATTTTTAAGTCATGCTCATTATTATTTATTATTTGTACTTAAACTATTGGCAGAGAATGAAAATATATTGTTAAATCGGGGAAATGCAAATAAGATTTTTGAATTTTACAACAAAGCAAAAACAATTTTGCGAGATATAGTCAAGAAAAAGAAAAAAGATCCTAAATTTTCTATGCCACATCTTTTCAAATCGGACGATTTAGTGAATGAAATAAAAAATTCTAGTAAAATAGACGACCCTAATAAAACTAAAAAATGA
- a CDS encoding DEAD/DEAH box helicase family protein, with product MLYETFNSIRESFGQDYFISRVSDEIVQNLNPKFELREYQKETLGRFDFYFNGYQKRQFPAQLLFHMATGSGKTLIMAANILYLYTLGYRNFIFFVNSTNIIEKTRDNFLNPLSEKYLFAPKIKFGEKQVDVREVQNFEAVNSGNINIVFTTIQGLHTRLNYPRENALTYEDFEDKEIVLISDEAHHLQTLTKSKLSGSELEEKRSWEYTVEQIFRSNLKNILLEFTATIDLGNQNVRQKYEDKIVFQYDLKQFRLDKYSKEIEVLQADLDPIDRALQVVILSQYRRKIAEKNKIRLKPVILFKSKSIKESKENYEGFLLKIKKLSSKDIQEIHSRAKGTILEDVFNYFQKENITFDNLIREMQEDFSEEKCMLLDSENVDEEKQLKLNSLENKNNELRAIFAVNMLNEGWDVLNLFDIVRLYDTRDGKWVHGKYKPGNTTMGEAQLIGRGARYFPFQLDEIQDRYKRKFDEDAENEMRVIEALHYHSKHNPDYISELKSALTEIGILPEKYIQRDLFIKDSFKETEFWKEGVIFINDRIQNPRGEIFSLQDAKIEEKYRYELRTGEIKEEIILDEAKKPKSSGVTRDKIAYKFVDFGENIVRNALDRFEFYKFQTLRKYFPYVKSVKAFISSLNYLGSVSIEVLGPKDKINKLTSTQKLEMVLFVVKKISEQARTNTSEFIGTKLFKAQLLRDIFGKNEGRKTLKLDSDSERAQEMVEINLDDKDWYAQNDLYGTSEERDFIKFIDEAIEKLRQKYSDIALLRNEKFFQVFDFDEGRAFEPDFIMILKKRNRAIGIYQIFIEPKGDQFKDSQGKFENSKEGWKQKFLLGMEEKADTDLKLENKHFKLMGLPFYNEKLKKDFEEALENKILF from the coding sequence ATGCTCTACGAAACTTTTAATTCAATAAGAGAATCATTTGGGCAGGATTATTTTATTTCGCGGGTTAGCGATGAGATAGTCCAGAATCTCAATCCAAAGTTTGAATTACGCGAATACCAAAAAGAAACGCTGGGCCGATTTGATTTTTATTTCAACGGCTATCAAAAAAGACAATTCCCGGCGCAATTGCTTTTCCATATGGCAACTGGAAGCGGCAAGACGCTGATAATGGCTGCCAATATTTTGTATTTATACACGCTCGGGTACCGCAATTTTATCTTTTTTGTAAACAGCACGAACATTATTGAAAAAACACGGGATAATTTTTTAAATCCTTTATCAGAAAAATATCTTTTTGCGCCAAAAATTAAGTTTGGAGAAAAGCAAGTTGATGTTAGAGAGGTTCAAAATTTTGAAGCGGTAAATTCGGGAAATATCAATATTGTTTTTACCACTATTCAGGGATTGCACACGCGTTTAAATTATCCTCGCGAGAACGCTTTAACATATGAAGATTTTGAAGACAAAGAAATTGTCCTTATCTCAGATGAAGCGCATCACTTGCAAACCCTGACAAAATCCAAATTATCAGGAAGTGAATTGGAAGAAAAAAGAAGCTGGGAATATACAGTTGAGCAGATTTTCAGGAGCAATCTTAAAAATATTCTGTTGGAGTTTACGGCAACGATTGACTTGGGCAATCAAAATGTCAGGCAAAAATACGAAGACAAAATCGTCTTCCAATATGATTTGAAACAATTTCGCTTGGATAAGTATTCAAAAGAAATAGAGGTTTTACAGGCGGATTTAGATCCGATTGACCGAGCTTTACAGGTAGTTATTTTAAGCCAGTATCGCAGAAAAATTGCCGAGAAAAACAAAATAAGGCTAAAGCCAGTGATTCTTTTTAAGTCTAAAAGCATAAAAGAATCAAAAGAAAATTATGAGGGGTTTTTATTAAAAATAAAAAAATTATCCTCCAAAGATATTCAAGAAATACATTCACGGGCAAAAGGCACAATTTTAGAAGATGTGTTTAACTATTTCCAAAAAGAGAATATAACTTTTGACAATTTAATCAGAGAAATGCAAGAGGATTTTTCTGAAGAAAAGTGTATGCTTTTGGATTCCGAAAATGTTGATGAAGAAAAGCAATTAAAACTTAATTCTTTAGAGAATAAGAATAATGAGCTGAGGGCTATTTTTGCGGTTAATATGCTAAATGAAGGTTGGGATGTGCTTAACTTGTTTGATATTGTCCGGTTATACGATACGCGGGATGGGAAATGGGTTCACGGTAAGTATAAGCCCGGCAATACGACAATGGGTGAAGCGCAGCTCATTGGCAGAGGAGCAAGATATTTCCCATTTCAATTAGACGAGATACAAGATAGGTATAAAAGAAAATTTGATGAAGATGCCGAAAATGAAATGCGTGTTATAGAGGCATTACATTATCATAGCAAACACAATCCTGATTATATTTCTGAACTGAAATCGGCTCTTACTGAAATCGGAATTTTACCGGAAAAGTATATTCAGAGAGATTTGTTTATTAAAGATTCTTTTAAGGAGACTGAATTTTGGAAAGAAGGTGTGATTTTTATAAATGACAGGATACAAAATCCAAGAGGGGAGATATTTAGTTTGCAAGACGCAAAAATTGAAGAGAAATATAGATACGAATTGAGAACTGGAGAAATTAAAGAAGAAATTATTTTAGATGAAGCAAAGAAACCAAAGTCATCAGGCGTTACGCGTGACAAAATAGCATATAAATTTGTTGATTTTGGAGAAAATATAGTGCGAAACGCTTTAGATAGATTTGAGTTCTATAAATTCCAAACACTAAGGAAATATTTCCCTTATGTGAAATCAGTTAAAGCATTTATTTCGTCGCTTAATTATTTAGGCAGCGTTAGCATAGAGGTTTTAGGCCCAAAGGACAAAATAAATAAATTAACTTCAACTCAAAAATTAGAAATGGTTTTATTTGTAGTTAAAAAGATATCGGAACAAGCGAGAACTAACACTTCAGAATTCATAGGGACAAAATTATTTAAGGCACAGTTACTTAGAGATATTTTCGGCAAAAATGAAGGCAGAAAGACCTTGAAATTGGATAGCGACAGCGAAAGGGCGCAGGAGATGGTAGAAATAAATTTGGATGATAAAGATTGGTATGCGCAAAACGATTTATATGGAACAAGCGAAGAAAGAGATTTCATCAAATTTATTGATGAAGCTATAGAGAAATTAAGACAAAAATATTCAGATATTGCTTTACTTCGCAATGAAAAGTTTTTTCAAGTTTTTGATTTTGATGAAGGCAGAGCGTTTGAGCCGGATTTTATAATGATTTTGAAAAAAAGGAATAGAGCCATTGGTATTTATCAGATTTTTATTGAGCCAAAAGGAGATCAATTTAAAGACAGTCAAGGCAAGTTTGAAAATTCTAAAGAGGGATGGAAACAAAAATTTTTACTTGGGATGGAAGAAAAAGCAGACACTGATTTAAAATTGGAAAATAAACACTTTAAGCTGATGGGGCTGCCTTTTTACAACGAAAAATTGAAAAAAGATTTTGAGGAAGCGTTAGAAAATAAAATACTTTTTTAA
- a CDS encoding dihydroorotate dehydrogenase electron transfer subunit — translation MKIFNVKKEIIENKKVSSNCYRMTFESKEIACRVKPGQFLHIKCSDTYDPLLRRPISVHSIENNVIGILYKVIGRGTGLLSKKTSGDTIDVIGPLGNGFDYQLVSNCQLPILVGGGIGIAPLYFLAQRLVERGSNITVLIGADTKYNILCVDELKKLDCKVKVSTDDGSAGISGTVVDLLKNELIPANSKFKIQNAKFKIFTCGPVPMLKQVNQLASKYNVSSQVSLERQMACGVGACMGCSIKIRNPKSEIRKNKMFDYKQVCKDGPVFDIKEIAWEEM, via the coding sequence ATGAAAATTTTTAATGTCAAAAAAGAAATAATAGAAAACAAAAAAGTCTCTTCCAATTGTTATAGAATGACATTCGAGTCAAAAGAAATAGCTTGCAGAGTAAAACCAGGACAATTCCTGCATATAAAATGCTCGGATACATATGATCCCTTATTAAGAAGACCCATCAGTGTTCATAGTATAGAAAACAATGTTATTGGAATTCTTTATAAAGTAATTGGAAGGGGAACAGGATTATTATCTAAGAAGACCTCAGGAGATACTATAGATGTTATAGGTCCATTAGGCAATGGTTTTGATTACCAATTAGTTTCCAATTGCCAGTTGCCAATTCTTGTTGGTGGAGGTATAGGAATTGCCCCCTTATATTTTCTTGCTCAGAGACTTGTTGAGAGAGGCTCAAATATAACTGTTCTTATTGGCGCGGATACTAAATACAACATTCTCTGCGTAGATGAGCTTAAAAAATTGGATTGCAAAGTGAAAGTATCTACAGATGATGGAAGCGCAGGAATAAGCGGAACAGTTGTTGATTTATTAAAAAATGAACTTATTCCAGCAAATTCAAAATTCAAAATTCAAAATGCAAAATTTAAAATTTTTACTTGTGGGCCTGTCCCTATGCTGAAACAGGTTAATCAATTAGCTTCCAAGTATAATGTTTCCTCTCAGGTCTCATTAGAAAGGCAAATGGCGTGTGGTGTTGGAGCATGTATGGGATGCAGTATAAAAATCCGAAATCCGAAATCCGAAATCCGAAAAAATAAGATGTTTGATTATAAACAGGTTTGTAAAGACGGTCCTGTTTTTGATATTAAAGAAATTGCTTGGGAGGAGATGTGA
- a CDS encoding dihydroorotate dehydrogenase — MKSPVMTASGTFGYGLEYSQLIDVKKFGAIVTKTITLEPRIGNPQPRIVEVTGGMLNSIGLENPGAKVFIEEKLPKLKGYGVPIIANISGSREAEFVKLADLLKDIGLSGLELNISCPNVGYAGLFAQDADTTYKLVRKVRKVTSLPLIVKLTPNVTDITLIARAAEDGGANAISLINTLIGMSIDIQTKRPKLANVVGGLSGPAVKPVALRMVYEVSKKVRIPVIGMGGIMTSDDAIEFLLAGASAVAIGTANFVNPNTCCEIIEGIKRYMKNNKFSNILDIVGRINE, encoded by the coding sequence ATGAAAAGTCCCGTAATGACAGCTTCCGGCACATTCGGATATGGCTTGGAGTATTCACAACTAATAGATGTAAAAAAATTTGGAGCAATTGTTACAAAGACTATAACACTGGAACCAAGGATTGGTAATCCCCAACCTAGAATTGTGGAGGTAACTGGTGGTATGCTGAATTCAATAGGACTCGAGAATCCAGGAGCTAAAGTTTTTATTGAAGAAAAACTACCAAAGCTAAAAGGGTATGGCGTGCCAATTATAGCAAATATTTCAGGCAGCAGAGAGGCAGAGTTTGTCAAACTTGCTGATCTATTGAAAGATATTGGATTATCAGGTCTAGAGTTAAATATTTCCTGCCCAAATGTGGGATATGCAGGACTATTTGCCCAAGATGCAGATACAACTTATAAACTTGTTAGAAAGGTAAGAAAGGTTACAAGTCTGCCACTGATTGTTAAACTTACTCCTAATGTTACAGATATTACACTAATTGCCAGAGCAGCAGAAGACGGGGGCGCAAATGCAATATCCTTAATCAATACTCTAATAGGCATGAGTATAGATATTCAGACAAAAAGGCCTAAGCTGGCAAATGTCGTTGGAGGGCTGTCAGGCCCTGCAGTTAAGCCAGTAGCATTAAGAATGGTCTATGAAGTGTCTAAAAAAGTACGTATCCCAGTAATTGGGATGGGAGGAATAATGACTTCGGACGATGCTATTGAATTTTTACTTGCCGGGGCAAGTGCAGTTGCTATTGGCACAGCAAACTTTGTTAACCCTAATACTTGCTGTGAGATTATAGAGGGCATTAAAAGATATATGAAAAACAACAAGTTTAGTAATATATTAGATATCGTCGGGCGAATTAATGAGTAG
- a CDS encoding 4-(cytidine 5'-diphospho)-2-C-methyl-D-erythritol kinase, with protein sequence MSSLSLKSYAKVNLFLEVLWKRDDGYHEIESLIQKISLCDNVLLEDRPRSITILCPNKKINIPSNRNNLAYKAAKLLIERFNIKKGIFITINKKIPVGSGLGGGSSNAASVLKGLNQLWNIGLKNAELQELGAEIGSDVPFFINGKTALVKGRGVKIHTCFTMPKIWLVLAIPNISVSTKWAYGRLDRELTKNINSARLPRLKKLQVKDIVNNLFNRLEGVVFKEYPLIKAIKEKMIACGASGALMSGTGSAVFGIASSKDNAYKIAKKISNDPKLEVVCYVASGL encoded by the coding sequence ATGAGTAGTCTTTCTCTAAAGTCTTATGCAAAAGTTAATTTATTTTTGGAAGTATTATGGAAAAGAGATGATGGTTACCACGAAATTGAAAGCCTGATTCAAAAAATAAGTTTATGCGACAATGTCCTGCTGGAAGATAGACCGCGAAGTATAACTATTCTCTGTCCAAACAAAAAAATCAACATTCCATCTAACCGCAACAATCTGGCATACAAAGCAGCAAAACTACTTATAGAAAGATTTAATATTAAAAAAGGGATTTTTATTACAATTAACAAAAAGATACCTGTTGGTTCTGGTTTAGGAGGCGGTAGCAGCAATGCAGCTTCAGTTCTCAAAGGATTAAATCAACTCTGGAATATCGGGTTAAAAAATGCCGAATTGCAGGAATTAGGAGCAGAAATAGGTTCTGATGTCCCATTTTTCATTAATGGTAAAACTGCACTGGTAAAAGGACGAGGAGTAAAAATACACACTTGCTTTACTATGCCTAAAATATGGCTTGTTCTAGCTATTCCAAATATAAGTGTTTCAACAAAATGGGCATATGGAAGACTGGATAGGGAGTTGACAAAAAATATAAATAGTGCTAGATTGCCAAGACTTAAGAAGTTACAGGTAAAGGATATAGTGAATAATTTGTTTAACAGATTGGAGGGGGTGGTGTTTAAGGAATATCCTCTTATTAAGGCCATTAAGGAGAAAATGATAGCTTGTGGAGCAAGTGGTGCTTTGATGAGTGGAACAGGGTCTGCAGTTTTTGGTATAGCCTCAAGCAAAGACAATGCTTATAAAATAGCCAAAAAAATTTCTAATGACCCAAAATTAGAAGTAGTTTGTTATGTGGCAAGTGGTCTCTAA
- a CDS encoding septation protein SpoVG family protein, which produces MEITEVKVRLRDREGNKLKAYATVTFDDSFVVRDLKIIDGRKGLFVAMPSRQVREACPNCHHRNALRSKFCNQCGKALEFQSVPRKEGEDNRLDEHRDVAHPITTEARDYLQKKVLEAYEVERAELPQEVKPEQVVEPEPVVEPEPVVEPEPVVEPGSESGIEQSSENVEQQSEDTPEQSPEIELNTDQIEKPE; this is translated from the coding sequence ATGGAAATTACAGAAGTAAAAGTCAGACTAAGGGATAGAGAAGGAAATAAATTAAAAGCGTACGCAACTGTTACTTTTGACGATTCTTTTGTTGTGAGAGACTTAAAAATTATTGATGGAAGAAAAGGATTGTTTGTAGCAATGCCTTCTCGGCAGGTAAGAGAAGCATGTCCCAACTGCCATCATCGCAATGCTCTCAGAAGCAAATTTTGTAATCAGTGCGGCAAGGCTCTCGAATTTCAGAGTGTTCCAAGAAAAGAAGGAGAGGATAATAGATTAGATGAGCACAGAGATGTGGCGCATCCAATAACTACAGAAGCCAGAGATTATCTGCAAAAAAAGGTATTAGAAGCCTACGAGGTAGAAAGGGCAGAATTGCCTCAGGAGGTTAAACCCGAACAGGTAGTTGAGCCTGAACCAGTAGTTGAACCTGAACCAGTAGTTGAACCTGAACCGGTAGTTGAACCTGGGTCTGAATCTGGTATTGAGCAATCGTCAGAAAACGTTGAACAGCAATCTGAAGATACTCCTGAGCAATCACCAGAAATTGAGCTTAATACTGATCAAATAGAAAAACCTGAATAG
- a CDS encoding site-specific DNA-methyltransferase, with the protein MRKLSDQEIGKIVSLLKEGKPLHDDYKVSLFDTKKEYELLYADKEREVDILSDTMSVPLQKVKTFRNGRNGNDWMNMLIFGDNLQVLKTLLQMKLEGKLTNADGTSGVRLVYIDPPFATRQEFRGSQDQKAYQDKIAGAKFLEFLRKRLVFLRELLSEDGSIYVHLDWKKGHYGKILLDEIFGEQNFRNEIAWCYTGPSAPGQKQFSRKHEIILFYAKSNDYVFNVDEIRVPYHDTTAGKFESEGTGFGGTEADLSKGKIPEDWWYLPIVARIRTEILGYPTQKPEALLDRIIKASSNPGDLVLDCFAGSGTTLAVVEKLGRRWIGVDCGKLAIYTMQKRLLNIAESKNLEKPKNKYEKPCKPFALYNAGLYDYKMVKELPWKQYREFALKLFQCRNKKYEISKIELDGYLGADSVMVFNYQKHKDAVMDRGFIDDLHKYLGHKIGRRFFIIAPAASVQFLEDYIEKGKTKYFILRIPYSIIEEIHNRGFTKIKQPVSEMNVNDTVDAVGFDFIQVPMVECKYYLDKSKNPDLLNQKTKECVIKIEKFESKVISRKPLEFANLETLSMVMLDYDFDGEVFDLDEVFYAENLKKNDYEVRFAENKVKGQIMVIYIDIFGNEKREIKTLSDFNGKRKNHA; encoded by the coding sequence ATGCGTAAACTTTCGGATCAGGAGATTGGAAAAATTGTAAGCCTTCTCAAGGAAGGCAAGCCCTTGCACGATGACTACAAGGTCAGCCTCTTTGATACCAAGAAGGAATATGAACTGCTCTATGCTGATAAGGAAAGAGAGGTTGATATTCTATCTGACACCATGTCTGTGCCATTGCAGAAGGTCAAGACCTTCCGAAACGGCAGGAACGGCAATGACTGGATGAACATGCTTATCTTTGGCGATAACCTTCAGGTGCTGAAGACCCTCTTACAAATGAAACTGGAAGGCAAGCTCACAAACGCCGATGGAACGTCAGGAGTGAGGCTCGTTTATATTGATCCACCGTTTGCCACAAGGCAGGAGTTTCGGGGAAGCCAAGATCAGAAGGCGTATCAGGACAAGATTGCTGGGGCAAAGTTCTTGGAGTTTTTAAGGAAGCGGCTGGTCTTCCTGCGAGAATTGTTGAGTGAGGATGGGAGCATTTATGTGCATTTGGATTGGAAGAAGGGGCATTATGGAAAAATTCTCTTAGATGAAATATTTGGAGAACAAAATTTTAGAAATGAAATAGCGTGGTGTTATACAGGGCCATCTGCTCCAGGACAAAAACAATTTTCTCGGAAACATGAGATTATATTATTCTACGCAAAATCAAATGATTATGTTTTTAATGTTGATGAAATTCGAGTTCCATATCATGACACAACAGCCGGAAAATTTGAAAGTGAAGGAACGGGTTTTGGCGGAACTGAGGCCGATTTATCAAAAGGTAAAATACCAGAAGATTGGTGGTACTTACCAATTGTGGCAAGAATAAGAACAGAGATTTTAGGGTATCCCACCCAAAAGCCCGAAGCATTACTTGACCGCATCATCAAAGCCTCCTCCAACCCGGGCGACCTTGTGCTGGACTGCTTTGCCGGCTCAGGCACGACCCTTGCCGTAGTGGAGAAGTTAGGCAGAAGGTGGATTGGTGTGGACTGCGGCAAGCTTGCCATCTATACCATGCAGAAGCGCCTCTTGAACATCGCCGAGAGCAAAAACTTGGAGAAGCCTAAGAATAAATATGAAAAGCCGTGCAAGCCTTTCGCTCTCTACAATGCAGGTCTTTACGATTACAAGATGGTCAAGGAACTCCCCTGGAAGCAATATCGGGAATTTGCCTTAAAGCTCTTTCAGTGCAGGAATAAGAAGTATGAGATTTCCAAGATTGAACTTGACGGCTACCTGGGGGCGGATAGCGTCATGGTCTTCAATTACCAGAAACACAAAGACGCCGTAATGGACAGGGGATTTATTGATGACCTCCATAAATATCTGGGGCACAAAATTGGCAGACGCTTCTTTATCATCGCCCCCGCCGCCTCGGTGCAATTTCTTGAGGACTACATAGAAAAAGGCAAGACGAAATACTTTATCCTCCGCATCCCTTATTCCATCATTGAAGAGATTCACAATCGAGGTTTTACCAAGATCAAACAGCCTGTCAGCGAGATGAATGTCAACGACACAGTGGATGCCGTGGGGTTTGATTTTATTCAAGTGCCGATGGTGGAATGCAAATATTATCTGGATAAATCAAAGAATCCTGATCTCCTGAATCAGAAGACAAAAGAATGTGTCATTAAGATTGAGAAGTTTGAGAGCAAGGTTATCTCCCGTAAGCCGCTGGAGTTTGCCAATCTTGAGACCCTTTCTATGGTCATGCTGGACTACGATTTTGATGGGGAGGTCTTTGACCTGGACGAGGTCTTCTATGCCGAGAACTTGAAGAAGAACGACTACGAGGTGCGGTTTGCCGAGAATAAGGTAAAGGGGCAAATCATGGTTATTTACATTGACATCTTCGGCAATGAAAAGCGGGAAATAAAGACACTGTCCGACTTTAACGGAAAGAGGAAAAACCATGCTTGA